The Candidatus Cloacimonadota bacterium genome includes the window GATAGCGTGAACCTTCAGATTAATGATATTCGGCAGCTTCCTGTAATTATTCCATTAAAAGAGCAGCTTGAGGAGTTTCACAGAATATTCAATGATGCTTACGCTATAAAACTCTTGCAGTTTGCTGGAGAAATTTCTGTTAAGCTAGCAGAAAGTAAGCTAAGCAAGATCCAAGAAGAGCTTGATAATCATGTGCTTGAGTATTACGGATTAACTAAGTCTTAGAGGAGTATTTTTGTTATATCGATGCGCTTTACGTATAAAAACAATCGCTAAGTGGGGCTATTGCCATCAACATTCGATTTAGTTCTACTCATCATGATTTCATTTGTTAATAAGGTTAGAGCAACAAAGAACTGGGAGTTAATTACATGGAAAGTAAAAAGGATAGAACCTCATATCTACTAAGTAAATTCAAGTCGAAATATTGTTATAAGGTGGTGGACGATGGAATAAAAGTCTTACATGTACAAAACCCCCATGTTCTCTCTCAGCTAATAGGATATGCTAAATATATAGCCAATAAAGAGAACAAAAGTGTCTTGATTAGAGGACAAGATTCGCTGTATGGCGGGCGATTAATGCCTAGCTTATATCGTGGGATAAAAGACAAGCAGATCAGCAGCAGAAACAGATTGATAAAATCATATTGTGCTGATGTAAACAACGTTATGATCAAACACTTTCCGAAGGAATTTTCAGAAAATGGGCTTGAAATAATAGAACCCATTCTTCAACACTATGGTATCCGAACAAGATGGATTGACCTTGTAGATAACATCTGGATAGCTTTATGGTTCGCAACGCATACCCTGCATGATGCAGATCGATTATCAAAGATCTCATATAGGTATTCTAAATGGAAAGCCATTGATGAAGACAATAGCTTAAATCCACTTTCTCTACTCCATGAAGAAACAGAAAACCCCTATGTATACAAAGAAAATGGAGTTATTAATGACTCGCTTTTAGATAGTTGCCTGGATAAACTAACGAAAGAAGTCAGGATGATTCAAAGAAAATATGCATATATACTACTACTTGAGGCAAATTTGAAAGATATGAACAATAATGGTGTTTATCAAGACGAATTTACAAGAGTAGTTGATCTAAGGTATGTGTGCCCTTCTGTTTTCTTGCGCCCCCATAACCAACATGGTTTGTTAATGAGGAGAGAATCAAGTAATCCTGATACCACTTCCAATCATGATTTCTTTAATCATCATGTGTCTGCTGCGATTAGGATAGATATCAGAGACGCGTTAAGTTGGCTGGGGACTGGATTTCTTTTAACACCTGAATTCCTTTTTCCTTCACCTTTTTCGGATTTTATGTATAGACATTTGATTGAGTTAGAGCCGCCTCGTTCTTCGATTTTAGGACAGATTATACGGTTTTGGCAGTAAAATATGATATCTATTTCGCGTACTACTTAAATACTGGAACATGTTAGAGGTAATGCTTAATGTCGTTTCAATCAGTTCTCAGTAAAGCCCCTCTCTTCTTAAGAAAACGCTTTTCATCCCTTCGGGAATATACATCCAAACTTCTATATGACCACGCACGAGCCAGATTTAAAAAAGATCATTTCTATTGGAGTAAGGAAAATGACCCAAGAAGGGCGAAAGTAATTGATCAAGCTACCCTTGCGTATTTCATAGTTCTACAGAAAACATTCTACGAGAGGACAACCGAAGCAAGTATAGAGACGGTTAATTGCTTCAAGGATTTAGATATCCATCAATTCGTTATCGGATCAGCACAATTCTATGAGAATAGTGAAGATGTACTTAGGGGAAAATTGCTGGCAGATGCATTAATCCAGTACATTACAGATGAAAATGTAAAGCGGTTAGTGAATCAAGTCAAGTATGCCAAAGACTTAGTTGAGCACTTCAGGGAAGATTTCTTGAAACTTGGATATATGTTCGATCAAGCTCAAGCTCAAAAAGACTTACTCGATTTCTTTGGAGCCTACCATGCTCAATTGGACTCTTTCGGAAGATATGTAAACCAGACCTTTGAAGCGTTTGCCCTAACCCAGACAATAAAATGGTATATAGAACGAGGCTGGAAGGTTACTTGTAAGAATCCAAGAGGAGATAAGTTCAAACTAAAGTTTAGCACTCGTGGCAAACCGGTGAATTTCAGTTTCTTTATACTGAAGCATAAGCAGAAGACAATTCATATCAGGCATCAGCTAAGAGT containing:
- a CDS encoding FRG domain-containing protein, encoding MESKKDRTSYLLSKFKSKYCYKVVDDGIKVLHVQNPHVLSQLIGYAKYIANKENKSVLIRGQDSLYGGRLMPSLYRGIKDKQISSRNRLIKSYCADVNNVMIKHFPKEFSENGLEIIEPILQHYGIRTRWIDLVDNIWIALWFATHTLHDADRLSKISYRYSKWKAIDEDNSLNPLSLLHEETENPYVYKENGVINDSLLDSCLDKLTKEVRMIQRKYAYILLLEANLKDMNNNGVYQDEFTRVVDLRYVCPSVFLRPHNQHGLLMRRESSNPDTTSNHDFFNHHVSAAIRIDIRDALSWLGTGFLLTPEFLFPSPFSDFMYRHLIELEPPRSSILGQIIRFWQ